The genomic interval TATATTTGTCAGTTTCCATGCAAATTGAGATTTTCCATACAACTTGGTTGAGTATGGTTCGGTATTACTTTTGATTATATTTAATATTCTTCctaattatcaatatttgttgctttttttttccttcaaactGACAATTATGatctaattttgattttttttttccaagacaGTACCCTGATTAAACCACACAAGAATTCCCAAATATCACTAAAACAAGTTATCAAAGTGGGTGGAAAGCcgtaaatataaaacatttctttttaatgtaaGTTCTGATGACCCTAATTATACTGATGTTGAATTCATGTGTTTTCTATTCACAAACATCTCTATTGCTAATATTTTCTTCTCCacaatttaaaaacaatgtaGAAACATAAATTACCTCCATTATAGGGACATGAAATCAACGTATGAATAACCTTTAGTTTTCAAATCTtaaaatcatatcaaaattgTTATAGATGTGATATCTTCTTACATATATGTTCCAACCAAGTAACACGTGAAGAGAAATGAAAGAATTTACATATTAAAATTTTGCAGCAAATAGATAAAAAGAGGGACAAAAACAGACCGTCTGAATATTTCCTATTCCATGAAAATTTTAGAAACAACAAAAATGTACATATATAGTTTCAAAAAAGCGAAATACTTTAAATTGCCATCAATTACTCATAAATCATGTGATCTGTTTTTATATAAATTCAATAAACAAACATGAAAACCAGACTTTAGTAGTCTGATCATTTTCTACTTTTCATAAAGATTTTTGTCAATCAatgacacatttcaaagataattttGTTGTATTTCATATGTGATTTCTACTTATCAGTATCAACACAATCAATGTGCAGTGTCTCACAAACTTAAAACTCTTCAAACATATACATAAACTTTACTGATTTCAACATCTATAAAGAAACTCAATAAATTTGATAACTTCTTCTAAACAAACAGAACACTCAGAGTCATATTACCCATAACACAGAAAGAGAATTATGTACAGTAAACCAAGTTTTTgccattatcattttcatattttacacttGCCCATTTAAATGAAAACCTTTATATATTGAATTATCATATAACACTATTACATACCTATTTTAGGAGTATGGTGTCTTCTAATAGTGATTGCTTGTGCCCAgtctaaaacataattatttacatcCTTTCTGTTTAAGAAAATCTGTGAATTCATTTCAACCTATCAGTTCTGTCACATTCATTACAAATATAACCATATCACTCCCTATATTGAAGGAGTGTTTAAAATGAGTCTAAAATAAATGCACCATAATGAAATGTATGAGAGTGTTAATTATGTTTTCATATATTCTAGGAAATATATCTGTGTAAATATTGCAGccattcaaaggtaaaagaaatcAAGCCTAATATAATACCTTGATTTTGCATTTGATAAATGTGTATTATGAATAAAGGTAATAATACAGTACATAAAGATGTTATATAGCATGAtcatattaaacaaattaaagcaTAACGAATAACAAAGCAGTTAAGAACCTCCAGAAGTCATGATATGAATGTAAGAgtctgttttgaaaaaaataaaatcataaaatgaatGCATGAAGTGATTGATGTATTTCAGAGTTATCTCTCAtgattttcaatgcatttatattgcataaaggatttgaaaatgtgatttgaGTGGAATAAGAATGTGTAAAATAAACCGAATAATATCAACACATTCACTCAAATGCTTATGGAATAGAGCTTACAATGTAATAGTCAAATTAACATACATTCTGAACATTTCACTAGCACTGGTAAAATTCAATCAATCGGTTACATGAAAGATGACTCCAAGTTGTCAATACATTTCATATACAAGTACAATAAAGAGCATACAAATTATTGGTCATTTGAActgtaataaaatgaaattaagaataAACGTTTCTTCTTTAAATATTTAAGGAATTCAAATATACACAAGAAACAGAACGACACCAATaggttttttaaagaaaagagaACCATATTTTCCACACATGCATAAAAAAGTAGAATCCTGGGCTGTGTAACATAAAGCTAAGCATTTAATCTTAGGGCTGATTTTCAAAagtgatcatacacaataatcaatgcaatcaatcataaaaatcagctCTAAAATCACTTCATAAGGTTTATGTAACAGGGCCGAGATCGGCATATCAGGTCCCATTTCAACAAAGTAGTTACGACATGGGAATGTGAAAAGAGCCATCAAACTTCACAGTTTATCATCTCTGTAATTATAGACTTCACACATCCAGGCACAAATTTTGACACTATCAATACAAccaaaacataaatatacatatatttcatcTAATCAAGCCATATTATTGAAGAGGTATATAAATCCCGGCAAGGCAGAATTAGTTTGGAAAAGGCACAAAGACATGCAAGATGGAAATACTGaagtggaaatgcaagaaacaGGAAAAAACAGAGGAATGTGCAATAAGAGAGGAAGATTCAGAAATGTCAATAATTGTAGAAAATGGAAGAGATAATGAATTGAAAGATCGATATTAGAGGCACAAATGCAATATAAATTCTTCAGGAAAAACGGTAagattttcttgttttataagATTTTCAAGACAATCAAGATAGTTGAGTGATGGAATGTAAATCACACAAAGAAATATGTACAAATCACATCTGTATATTGTAAACGGGTATTATCTATCCATTCGATACTCCTAGAAGTCTTGCAGCCGAGTCAGCAGATTCAAGCATCTGATCTAGGACAGACGAGTCCTGGATTCCTAGGAGATTTGATATGATGTCATTCTTTTCCTCACCCTGTCCTCCGGAGAAGACATCCGAGGGGTTGGCAACATCCTGAGCCACCAGAGAGTCCTCATCTTCCAAGAAACTAGACACATACAGCCCCTGCTGCTGTGTTGGTTTCTTGGAGCTACTAGCCTTAGTAGAGCTTGCAGAGTTACGTTGGCTTTCTTGAGTGGATGTGGGCGACTCTGGGTTGAGAATAGGTATGTCTCCATCatagttcatttcatcatcTGAGGCATAGCCATTCATTTGACCATTCTGCAGGTCAAGATCAGAATTCAACCAGTTCTCAACAGCCATTAGTTTATCAGTGTTTCCCTGCAGATCTTGTACTGCACCAGACCTCAACGCCTCATCAAGCTTTGGAGACTTGGTCATCTTCATAAGTTGAGCCAAGCTTGGACGTTTCTTACCTTTCTGACTAAGATGGAAAGGGACAGGAGTACCATTTCTGCTCTCCTTGTTTGACTCCCCTAAGGCACTGACACTATCACCAAGGTTGAGCGAAGTGTGGGACATATTATCTAGTTCTTGGTTGGCTTGAGGATTAGTTTCTGCAGTCATTTGGCCAATGTCCCCATTCATTACACTATTCTTGACACTTCCAGTGCCATCTACTTTCAATGACCAATTAGCCATgtcttctttgtttttcttgtgCAGCTTTATCATATGACGATGGCAGTTGAATTTGGTGGTGAAAGTTGCCTTGCAATCCGTGCAGTGGTAAGGGTGTTCAATTTCATGAACTTTCTCATGTTTCTCTAGTGTTGCAGCAGTCTTGAAACGCTTGCAGCATTGGGTGCATTCAAATCGAGCTCTGTTTTTCTTTCCCTTCGGACGAGACTTTGCATCAGAAGAGCTCAATCCAACAGCTGCAGCaatttggggcacaatttcatCTACATCATCACCGGAAGGCTGAACACTAACTACTCCTTCATCTTCAAGAACATCTTTCATTTCTTCTTCTAACCCTTCTTCTATCTCTTCCCCCATCACTTGTGAGGCACTTTCGGCAAATGAATCTCTAGCATCATCTTCTATCAGTGATCCACCATTTGTGGTTGCAACTTCATCTTCCCCTAAGGCATCGGTAGAATCACCATTCACAGCACCAACCTTGACAACACCCTTGCCAGTAAACATTTTCACTCGAAGTGGAACACCTTTAGATTTTTTCTGTGACTTGGAATTAGTAGTTGACAAGTCAGCAGGGATGTCTTCAGATTGCGTAGTGTCCCCCTCAATGCTCTTTCCACCGTTACCGTTGTCTACTCTCAAACACAAGGGAGCTTCTGAAGTAAGTTTAGCATCAAGTTGCTTATTTACTATCTCTACAGAAGTTGATGCTACCTTCTTGGCTTCTGGGTAAATGCCAGCAAAGTCAATTTGTGGATGATTCTGCTCATAGTGACCTTGCAGCTGTGTTCTTGTAGTACATTTGAATCCTTTGCATTCTGGACACATGAAGGGTTGATCTTGACCTCCAGGTACAGAACCTCCTAGACTACCAGGCCTTGCACCACCATGACGCCTTACTATGTGTCTCTCACAATTGGATTTGGTTGAGAAGTTGGCACCACACTGAGGGCATTGGTAGGGCTTAAGACCAGTATGGGTGAGGATGTGTCTTCGCAGAGAACTGATCCAAGGGAAGCGCCGGCCACAGTACGGACAGCACTGTTTGCTCTCAAACTTTGTtccccttctttcctttctctcatcTTTTGCATTCTTATCACTGCTATCTATTACTTTGTCATCTTCCACAATATGAAGTGCTCCACCCGATTCATCATCTACCAATGAGTTTTGCTCCTCTACTTTTATTGACATACTTAAATCCATGGTTTCACTAGCAGAGTCTTGATTGAAGACATCAACATTTTGAATGCAGTCAAGTCCCATTTCAGGGGGTTGACCGGTGATGTTAGTCAAGATTTCCTGGCTCTCCTCATCCTTGTAGTCATCATCTGTTTCATGGAAAATCTCAGTAATTGTTAGGGGTGATCTAGATTCTGGTGGTGATAGAAATAGTTTGAAATGATTTGAATCAGTAGCTGCCAGCATCTTACTAACACTGGCAAGTTCTCCACTGGAGTCTGAACCAACACTGTTATGTGGAGATGGACCAAGCTTGATCTGTTGAGATGCGCCAACTGGAGTGTTGGGTGAGATGAGAGGGACCGCAGTCTTTGATGCTCTTGATGTGAAACGCAGACCTGATGAAGACTTGGCCATTAGTTTGAACTGCATAGGTGTGGCACTCTTTGGGATGAAGGATTGCTGGGATTCAGAATGATCTGAATTGCTGTGACGACGTACTATATGAGCTTCAAGGTTTGCTTTCATTGTGAAGGCAGCTTGGCAAAGGTGACATCGATAAGGTCTCTCAGCTGTATGACTCCTAATATGTGTCTTAAGATGGCTTCCACGGTTGAATTGCAAAGGACAATGTGGGCACATCAGTGCATCAGTAACTGCATTGTAAAACTTATGGTAGACTTCTTTGAAGCGATAGATTCCAAGTGAATTTGCAGGCTTTACAGAGAAGTTCAGAGGTAGAGCAGATTTAGGCATGGACAGATCGATTGGGGTGTCTTCAGTAAATATTGAATTTCTGCGTTGACCAATCTGTGCAGTAGTGTTAGAGTTCTCCGGGGATTTCTTTAAGCTAAAATCTAATGGCTCTAGCTGCTCTCCTTGATTATCAAAGTTAGGGGTAATGCTTCTCGACTCACTCTTTACATATTTAGGAACCTTGATGATAGGGGCATTCTTCTCATCTTCATGCTGGAACACAGTGATATAGGTCTCCACTTCATCTGCTTTCACTTCTTCATGGCGCCTCATGATGTGCCGAGCACAATTACTGAGGCTACTAAAGCCTACTTGACACTTGGTGCATGTGAAAGGCTTCTGTGGCGTCTTCTCATGAACACGCAGATGGTTTTGTAAGTCTCTGAAGAATTTGAAATCCCTGTTACATATCTTGCAAACTGTGCATGGTGAGCTGTACTTGCTTTCATTGTCATGCTTGGGGCTTGGATTGTGAATAATgacttcttctgcttcttctttggTATTCTTGTTATGCCGCTTCCTAACATGGCGCTCACAGTTGGCTTTGGTGGTGAATGCAAAGTCACAGACCTTGCAGGCGTATGGGCGTTCTCCACTATGTGTGCGCATATGTCTAACAAGGGTACTCTTGTCTGCACTCGCATAATCACACAGCATACATTTGTAAGGCATGAGACCCATGTGGCTGCGTGTATGAACCTTCAAGGTGCTGGAGAAGGGGAAGACTTTCTTGCAGTATTTGCAGGTATGGATTCCTTTCTTCTTGTTAACAGATGAAAGATCACAAGGTTCCTCCTCTATTTCCTCTAGTGATGCACTAAATTCTCCTTCCGCTTCAGCTGCTACTATACTGTTAGCTAAATTCTCAGGAACTTCTGCTGTTGCATTATTCTGACTGGCAAACTCACGAGGTGTGTGCATTTCCATGGCAACATCACCAGACTTGGGCTCAACTGCATTGTCCACTCTACACTCTGATCCTTCAGCGACATCTCGTTCTGATTTGATGTGTGGGAGACTTCCTGCTGTAA from Lytechinus pictus isolate F3 Inbred chromosome 2, Lp3.0, whole genome shotgun sequence carries:
- the LOC129253942 gene encoding ras-responsive element-binding protein 1-like, giving the protein MKRRRPFECPESLMCQVCNIDFPTAHELTLHVRTHNAASSHSCTICGKKLSSTSSLDRHMLIHSGERPFTCPLCSMSFTTNGNMHRHLRTHEKGGELPPPDYVVKHDYAKPRKRVPSRRVIENLDIEGGSAQREGQPAKKKVHHSEKKSPEKKVLVEGKKPLNLSMKSSDEEISNMPMDLSSGETQTRVSESVEEEKKVEEELSCPICGKTFLCRYGLQTHIEQHPNKVLECMICNQTFRNQKGLRMHVHMAHRRSKAPSPVTASEKEFSSMTELGFAEFSSPKFALIAQVWCEKNSPRTTDLESLYECKDCNKSFPCQSALNLHYEKKHSTGSVGEMDADSENIELSNDEVSRDEFLAALNLKPRTPPQSPKKVPKPSPNKSPLRSKDIDMVESIRPAPILNSMLSRPSLTSPEKAKSSLLQQHLQASPLLAMKHFSNPLGAQLHVAQAKPMLMKHSPVKGVTAGSLPHIKSERDVAEGSECRVDNAVEPKSGDVAMEMHTPREFASQNNATAEVPENLANSIVAAEAEGEFSASLEEIEEEPCDLSSVNKKKGIHTCKYCKKVFPFSSTLKVHTRSHMGLMPYKCMLCDYASADKSTLVRHMRTHSGERPYACKVCDFAFTTKANCERHVRKRHNKNTKEEAEEVIIHNPSPKHDNESKYSSPCTVCKICNRDFKFFRDLQNHLRVHEKTPQKPFTCTKCQVGFSSLSNCARHIMRRHEEVKADEVETYITVFQHEDEKNAPIIKVPKYVKSESRSITPNFDNQGEQLEPLDFSLKKSPENSNTTAQIGQRRNSIFTEDTPIDLSMPKSALPLNFSVKPANSLGIYRFKEVYHKFYNAVTDALMCPHCPLQFNRGSHLKTHIRSHTAERPYRCHLCQAAFTMKANLEAHIVRRHSNSDHSESQQSFIPKSATPMQFKLMAKSSSGLRFTSRASKTAVPLISPNTPVGASQQIKLGPSPHNSVGSDSSGELASVSKMLAATDSNHFKLFLSPPESRSPLTITEIFHETDDDYKDEESQEILTNITGQPPEMGLDCIQNVDVFNQDSASETMDLSMSIKVEEQNSLVDDESGGALHIVEDDKVIDSSDKNAKDERKERRGTKFESKQCCPYCGRRFPWISSLRRHILTHTGLKPYQCPQCGANFSTKSNCERHIVRRHGGARPGSLGGSVPGGQDQPFMCPECKGFKCTTRTQLQGHYEQNHPQIDFAGIYPEAKKVASTSVEIVNKQLDAKLTSEAPLCLRVDNGNGGKSIEGDTTQSEDIPADLSTTNSKSQKKSKGVPLRVKMFTGKGVVKVGAVNGDSTDALGEDEVATTNGGSLIEDDARDSFAESASQVMGEEIEEGLEEEMKDVLEDEGVVSVQPSGDDVDEIVPQIAAAVGLSSSDAKSRPKGKKNRARFECTQCCKRFKTAATLEKHEKVHEIEHPYHCTDCKATFTTKFNCHRHMIKLHKKNKEDMANWSLKVDGTGSVKNSVMNGDIGQMTAETNPQANQELDNMSHTSLNLGDSVSALGESNKESRNGTPVPFHLSQKGKKRPSLAQLMKMTKSPKLDEALRSGAVQDLQGNTDKLMAVENWLNSDLDLQNGQMNGYASDDEMNYDGDIPILNPESPTSTQESQRNSASSTKASSSKKPTQQQGLYVSSFLEDEDSLVAQDVANPSDVFSGGQGEEKNDIISNLLGIQDSSVLDQMLESADSAARLLGVSNG